In Myxococcus stipitatus, the following are encoded in one genomic region:
- a CDS encoding SCP2 sterol-binding domain-containing protein translates to MNAKDIIENQIPEALKAKPELAKEINAIIVFNIAGEGGGTWTVDLTKSEGWVSEGAAADAKMTVSASNDDFVKIREKKLNAQMAAMQGKLKFKPMDMGLAMKLAKLM, encoded by the coding sequence ATGAACGCGAAGGACATCATCGAGAACCAGATTCCGGAAGCTCTGAAGGCGAAGCCGGAGCTGGCGAAGGAGATCAACGCCATCATCGTCTTCAACATCGCGGGCGAGGGTGGCGGGACGTGGACGGTGGACCTGACCAAGTCGGAGGGCTGGGTCTCCGAGGGTGCCGCGGCGGATGCGAAGATGACCGTCTCCGCGAGCAACGACGACTTCGTGAAGATCCGCGAGAAGAAGCTCAACGCGCAGATGGCCGCCATGCAGGGCAAGCTGAAGTTCAAGCCCATGGACATGGGCCTCGCGATGAAGCTGGCGAAGCTGATGTAG
- a CDS encoding acyl-CoA dehydrogenase family protein, with translation MPNPFTEEHEAFRKTVRAFVDKEMAPYGLEWDRAGIFPRELFKKCGDLGFLGINHDPKYGGSGLDYWYVTAFCEELSHSRNAGVNMALLVQSQMATPIINEIGTDEQKREFLEPALKGERIAALGVSEPGCGSDVASIKTTARRDGDDYVINGSKMWITNGTRADFITLAVRTGGEGYGGISLVTFPTDVKGFGVSKKLDKVGNLSSDTAILYFEDCRIPARYVLGEENEGFYHIMTNFQGERLVGAITTVGGMERMMEDAIQYGNEREAFGRPLMKFQVWRHKFVEHLTAIEAARRLTYHAVDVFDRKENAVKEISMAKLFAGDLAQRVAYDTQQFFGGMGYIEETPIARAWRDVRLITIGGGTSEVMKEILSKIYGF, from the coding sequence ATGCCGAACCCGTTCACGGAGGAGCACGAGGCGTTCCGCAAGACGGTGCGCGCCTTCGTCGACAAGGAGATGGCGCCGTACGGGCTCGAGTGGGACCGGGCGGGCATCTTTCCCAGGGAGTTGTTCAAGAAGTGCGGGGACCTGGGCTTCCTCGGCATCAACCACGACCCGAAGTACGGCGGCAGCGGGCTGGACTACTGGTACGTGACGGCGTTCTGCGAGGAGCTCAGCCATAGCCGCAACGCGGGTGTGAACATGGCGCTGCTGGTGCAGAGCCAGATGGCCACTCCCATCATCAACGAGATAGGCACGGACGAGCAGAAGCGCGAGTTCCTGGAGCCTGCCCTCAAGGGTGAGCGCATCGCCGCGTTGGGGGTGAGTGAGCCCGGGTGTGGTTCGGACGTGGCGAGCATCAAGACGACGGCGCGCCGGGACGGCGACGACTACGTCATCAACGGCTCGAAGATGTGGATCACCAACGGCACGCGCGCCGACTTCATCACCCTGGCGGTGCGCACCGGGGGCGAGGGCTACGGTGGCATCTCGCTGGTGACGTTCCCCACGGACGTGAAGGGCTTTGGCGTCTCCAAGAAGCTGGACAAGGTGGGCAACCTGTCCTCGGACACGGCCATCCTCTACTTCGAGGACTGCCGCATCCCCGCCCGCTACGTGCTGGGGGAGGAGAACGAGGGCTTCTACCACATCATGACGAACTTCCAGGGTGAGCGCCTCGTGGGCGCCATCACCACGGTGGGCGGCATGGAGCGGATGATGGAGGACGCCATCCAGTACGGCAACGAGCGAGAGGCGTTCGGCCGGCCGCTGATGAAGTTCCAGGTCTGGCGCCACAAGTTCGTCGAGCACCTGACGGCCATCGAGGCGGCCAGGCGGCTGACGTACCACGCGGTGGACGTCTTCGACCGCAAGGAGAACGCGGTGAAGGAGATCTCCATGGCGAAGCTGTTCGCCGGAGACCTGGCCCAGCGCGTGGCCTACGACACGCAGCAGTTCTTCGGAGGCATGGGCTACATCGAGGAGACGCCCATCGCCCGCGCGTGGCGCGACGTGCGCCTCATCACCATCGGCGGCGGCACGTCCGAGGTGATGAAGGAGATCCTCTCGAAGATCTACGGCTTCTGA
- a CDS encoding MarR family transcriptional regulator — translation MRVPANRPALRVQPGGVGEEELEYNEDGVATDDTVPPEDSSTPASRRLHELLIQLGRYRSLRDPLNGICESKQLTPTQLHALMWLGNDGPTHVGVLAQRVGITKKTITGVVDRLEDMRLVERTRDAEDRRAVVAQLTTEGTKLFSLISRSVDEGLRRMLDLLPPDDQEALFGLLERVLKRLGETSEPQSI, via the coding sequence ATGCGAGTGCCGGCCAACAGACCGGCCCTCCGCGTGCAGCCGGGCGGCGTGGGCGAGGAGGAGCTCGAGTACAACGAGGACGGTGTCGCCACCGACGACACCGTGCCTCCCGAGGATTCCTCCACGCCCGCGTCACGCCGGCTGCATGAGCTCCTCATCCAGTTGGGTCGGTACCGCTCCCTGCGGGATCCGCTCAACGGAATCTGCGAGAGCAAGCAACTGACGCCGACGCAGCTTCACGCATTGATGTGGTTGGGCAATGACGGACCCACTCACGTGGGGGTGCTCGCTCAGCGAGTGGGCATCACCAAGAAGACCATCACCGGAGTGGTGGACCGGCTGGAGGACATGAGGCTGGTGGAGCGCACGAGGGACGCCGAGGACCGGCGCGCCGTCGTCGCGCAGCTCACCACGGAGGGCACGAAGCTCTTCAGCCTCATCAGCCGCAGCGTGGATGAAGGCTTGCGGCGGATGCTGGACCTGCTCCCGCCCGATGACCAGGAGGCCCTCTTCGGCCTGCTGGAGCGGGTGCTGAAGCGGCTGGGCGAAACCTCCGAGCCTCAGTCAATCTAG
- a CDS encoding efflux RND transporter permease subunit — protein MSPLKTFISRPIFTAMLMMAVVVFGINAYPRIGVDQFPDVDFPVVTVTTVLPGADPETIEKNVSDPLEEALNTLNGVEQLRSINMESVSQIIVRFTLDSKVDVAAQDVRDRVQATLSKLPDEIETPVVEKFDIGAAPIITLSLSGSLPIEELTRTAEDLVKPALQRQQGVGSIDIIGGREREIQLVVDPDRLRGFGLAISDVSQAVRAQSLDVPGGRTMDGGRERVLRLTSEAKSVDEIRNIIIASPNGAPVRVRDVADVVDGPEEARGAAKNGERSAVALVVRKQSGSNTVQVAGLVKESLGELNSRLPEGIKVELVSDNARFIRSSINSVQFDMVLGGFLAVIIVLVFLRNLNSTIVAAIALPVSVVGTFAVMAALHFTFNMVTMLALTLSIGLLIDDAIVVIENIVRHMEEGKTPMQAALDGAGQIALAVLAVTLAIVAVFIPVAFMDGIMGMFFYQFGVTVAVATLISYAVSMTLTPMLSSRMLRHHGQPKGISAAVEKVLVGMENGYRKMLAAILRRRALTLVVAVAVLFATFGLARFLKFTFIPESDNGNIKLAVELPVGSTLQETQTQVEQFDAQVRALPGISSTFATIGGGVQEEVHKGELLINLVPIKERSYKQGELKTYLRGAIKPPPGVTVTVQDVTGVAGGGSRSQQVQFNLRGDNWQELIATSEKIRAAMKTNKGLVDVDTTYRSGKPQYDVVVDRERAASLGVPAASLGTTLRAFLGRDKFADYREGGETYEVKLRLPPDTLASAEALGKLTVRSPSGQLVELRNLATITPADGPVQIDRESQKRQITLLANLASGYQLSEAIAFMNTTAAKEVPKGMIYDFEGNAKELGKSVAAFGAALLLGIILVYMILAAQFESLIHPFTIMLSLPFAFIGAIGALLITGQAMSMFALIGIIMLMGLVVKNGILLVDFTLQLREEGKSATEALLGAAPVRLRPILMTTIAMIAGMVPVAVAQGDGAETRAPMAITIIGGLITSTVLTLGVVPVVYSLLDQLTEKFKRRKGPGAAPDHGAPHSVDGHGEKAAVAAAARVETA, from the coding sequence ATGAGCCCGCTCAAGACATTCATTTCACGGCCCATCTTCACCGCCATGCTGATGATGGCGGTGGTCGTGTTCGGCATCAACGCGTACCCGCGCATCGGCGTGGACCAGTTCCCCGACGTCGACTTCCCCGTCGTCACGGTGACAACGGTGCTCCCCGGCGCGGACCCGGAGACCATCGAGAAGAACGTCAGTGACCCGCTGGAAGAGGCGCTCAACACGCTCAACGGCGTGGAGCAGCTTCGCTCCATCAACATGGAGAGCGTGTCGCAGATCATCGTGCGCTTCACCCTGGACTCCAAGGTGGACGTGGCCGCGCAGGACGTGCGCGACCGCGTGCAGGCCACGCTGAGCAAGCTGCCGGACGAAATCGAGACGCCCGTCGTCGAGAAGTTCGACATCGGCGCGGCGCCCATCATCACCCTGTCGCTGTCCGGTTCGCTGCCCATCGAGGAGCTGACCCGGACGGCCGAGGACCTGGTCAAGCCCGCGCTGCAGCGTCAGCAGGGCGTGGGCAGCATCGACATCATCGGTGGCCGCGAGCGGGAGATTCAGCTCGTCGTCGACCCGGACCGCCTGCGCGGCTTCGGGCTGGCCATCAGCGACGTGAGCCAGGCGGTGCGCGCGCAGAGCCTGGACGTCCCGGGTGGCCGCACCATGGACGGCGGCCGCGAGCGCGTGCTGCGCCTGACGTCCGAGGCGAAGAGCGTGGATGAGATCCGCAACATCATCATCGCCAGCCCCAACGGCGCGCCGGTGCGCGTGCGGGACGTGGCGGATGTGGTGGACGGTCCCGAGGAGGCGCGCGGCGCCGCGAAGAACGGCGAGCGAAGCGCCGTGGCGCTGGTGGTGCGCAAGCAGTCCGGCTCCAACACGGTGCAGGTGGCCGGGCTCGTCAAGGAGTCCCTGGGTGAGCTCAACAGCCGGCTGCCCGAGGGCATCAAGGTGGAGCTCGTCAGCGACAACGCGCGCTTCATCCGCTCGTCCATCAACTCCGTGCAGTTCGACATGGTGCTCGGCGGCTTCCTCGCCGTCATCATCGTGCTGGTGTTCCTGCGCAACCTGAACTCGACCATCGTCGCGGCCATCGCGCTGCCGGTGTCCGTCGTCGGTACGTTCGCGGTGATGGCGGCCCTGCACTTCACCTTCAACATGGTGACGATGCTCGCGCTGACCCTCTCCATCGGTCTGCTCATCGACGACGCCATCGTGGTCATCGAGAACATCGTCCGTCACATGGAGGAAGGCAAGACACCCATGCAGGCGGCGCTCGATGGCGCCGGACAGATTGCCCTCGCGGTGCTCGCGGTGACGCTGGCCATCGTCGCGGTGTTCATCCCCGTGGCGTTCATGGACGGCATCATGGGCATGTTCTTCTACCAGTTCGGTGTCACGGTGGCGGTGGCGACACTCATCTCCTACGCCGTGTCCATGACGCTCACGCCCATGTTGTCCTCGCGCATGCTGCGCCACCACGGGCAGCCCAAGGGCATCTCCGCGGCGGTGGAGAAGGTGCTCGTCGGCATGGAGAACGGCTACCGGAAGATGCTGGCGGCCATCCTCCGCCGGCGTGCGCTGACGCTGGTGGTCGCGGTGGCGGTGCTCTTCGCGACCTTCGGTCTGGCCCGCTTCCTGAAGTTCACCTTCATCCCCGAGTCCGACAACGGCAACATCAAGCTGGCGGTGGAGTTGCCCGTCGGCTCGACGCTGCAGGAGACGCAGACGCAGGTCGAGCAGTTCGACGCCCAGGTGCGCGCGCTGCCGGGCATCTCCTCCACCTTCGCCACCATCGGCGGCGGTGTGCAGGAAGAAGTGCACAAGGGTGAGCTGCTCATCAACCTGGTCCCCATCAAGGAGCGCAGCTACAAGCAGGGCGAGCTCAAGACGTATCTGCGTGGCGCCATCAAGCCTCCTCCGGGCGTGACGGTGACGGTGCAGGACGTCACGGGTGTGGCCGGCGGTGGCTCGCGTTCGCAGCAGGTGCAGTTCAACCTGCGCGGCGACAACTGGCAGGAGCTCATCGCCACGTCCGAGAAGATTCGCGCGGCGATGAAGACCAACAAGGGCCTGGTGGACGTGGACACCACGTACCGCTCCGGCAAGCCCCAGTACGACGTGGTGGTGGACCGCGAGCGCGCCGCCAGCCTCGGTGTGCCGGCGGCGTCGCTGGGCACCACGCTGCGTGCCTTCCTCGGCCGCGACAAGTTCGCGGACTACCGCGAGGGGGGCGAGACGTACGAGGTGAAGCTGCGTCTGCCTCCGGACACGCTGGCCTCGGCCGAGGCGTTGGGCAAGCTGACGGTGCGCTCGCCCAGCGGGCAGCTCGTGGAGCTGCGCAACCTGGCCACCATCACTCCCGCGGATGGTCCGGTGCAGATTGATCGCGAGTCACAGAAGCGGCAGATCACCCTGCTCGCCAACCTGGCCAGCGGCTACCAGCTCAGCGAAGCCATCGCGTTCATGAACACGACGGCGGCCAAGGAAGTGCCCAAGGGGATGATTTACGACTTCGAAGGCAACGCGAAGGAGCTCGGCAAGTCCGTCGCCGCCTTCGGTGCCGCGCTCCTGCTGGGCATCATCCTGGTGTACATGATTCTGGCGGCGCAGTTCGAAAGCCTCATCCACCCGTTCACCATCATGCTGTCGCTGCCGTTCGCGTTCATCGGAGCCATTGGCGCCCTGCTCATCACGGGTCAGGCCATGTCGATGTTCGCCCTCATCGGCATCATCATGCTCATGGGTCTGGTGGTGAAGAACGGCATCCTCCTGGTCGACTTCACGCTGCAGCTGCGTGAGGAAGGCAAGAGCGCCACGGAGGCGCTGCTGGGTGCCGCTCCGGTCCGTCTGCGTCCGATTCTCATGACCACCATCGCGATGATCGCCGGCATGGTGCCGGTGGCCGTCGCGCAGGGCGACGGCGCCGAGACGCGCGCGCCCATGGCCATCACCATCATCGGCGGCCTCATCACCTCCACCGTGCTGACGCTCGGCGTGGTGCCGGTGGTGTACTCGCTGCTGGACCAGCTCACCGAGAAGTTCAAGCGCCGCAAGGGCCCGGGCGCCGCTCCGGACCATGGGGCACCGCACTCGGTGGATGGCCATGGTGAGAAGGCGGCGGTCGCCGCGGCCGCGCGAGTGGAGACGGCCTGA
- a CDS encoding efflux RND transporter periplasmic adaptor subunit: MIRRMWMAAVLAAVFTTGCGKSGAQPALPTQEASSAMGVKAIAPATELEGSVTRVTGQVRSKQEATLSAQATGTIAKMLVKVGDKVKKGQTLAVLDTSNVVIGVEQARAVKAAADAALQLATNNLERTRKVAEGGGIAAAGLDQAEIGQKQAAAQAAQAAAAVRMAEENLRDMAIIAPFDGVITARMKNIGDTVAMMPPTPVFSLVDVGGLEVRALVPESVVDKIKQGTKTHGTVSPSGMRFEVAVATVGSVVDTTNRTVEVLADVVGQTTQPLRPGALVDLDFSAAGEVDDKGLFLPTQAVSARGQEGFVWVVQDGTVRKRDVRVERVLPGYVRILQGLGADERVLADSSLDVKEGTAVRVVQ; encoded by the coding sequence GTGATTCGACGCATGTGGATGGCCGCGGTGCTGGCGGCGGTGTTTACGACGGGCTGCGGCAAGAGCGGGGCGCAGCCCGCCCTGCCAACGCAGGAAGCCTCTTCGGCGATGGGAGTGAAGGCCATTGCCCCGGCGACGGAGCTGGAAGGCAGCGTCACGCGGGTGACGGGACAGGTCCGCTCCAAGCAGGAGGCGACGCTGAGCGCCCAGGCAACCGGCACCATCGCGAAGATGCTGGTGAAGGTGGGCGACAAGGTGAAGAAGGGCCAGACGCTGGCGGTGTTGGACACGTCCAACGTCGTCATTGGCGTGGAGCAGGCCCGCGCGGTGAAGGCGGCGGCGGACGCGGCGCTGCAACTGGCCACCAACAACCTGGAGCGCACCCGCAAGGTGGCCGAGGGCGGTGGTATCGCCGCGGCCGGGTTGGATCAGGCGGAGATTGGCCAGAAGCAGGCCGCGGCCCAGGCGGCCCAGGCCGCCGCGGCGGTGCGCATGGCGGAGGAGAACCTGCGCGACATGGCCATCATCGCGCCCTTCGACGGCGTCATCACCGCGCGCATGAAGAACATCGGCGACACGGTGGCGATGATGCCGCCCACGCCCGTCTTCTCGCTGGTGGATGTGGGCGGCCTGGAAGTGCGCGCGCTGGTGCCCGAGTCCGTGGTGGACAAGATCAAGCAGGGCACGAAGACCCACGGCACCGTGAGCCCCAGCGGCATGCGCTTCGAGGTGGCGGTGGCCACGGTGGGCTCCGTCGTGGACACCACCAACCGCACGGTGGAGGTGCTGGCGGACGTGGTGGGTCAGACGACCCAGCCGCTGCGCCCGGGCGCCCTGGTGGACCTGGACTTCTCCGCCGCGGGTGAGGTGGACGACAAGGGCCTGTTCCTGCCGACGCAGGCGGTCAGCGCGCGAGGCCAGGAGGGCTTCGTGTGGGTGGTGCAGGACGGCACCGTGCGCAAGCGCGACGTTCGCGTGGAGCGAGTGCTTCCCGGCTACGTGCGCATCCTCCAGGGACTGGGCGCCGACGAGCGCGTGCTCGCCGACTCCTCCCTGGACGTGAAGGAGGGCACGGCCGTCCGCGTGGTGCAGTGA
- a CDS encoding HAMP domain-containing sensor histidine kinase — MGTDGTAAQAPGLVLVPMRGPPRPLGGLLLEHLGLRTLPPDATSLEALLGAAGFQRRAGDSRLWERDGQVLLAGEESLDDGARLLWTAPPCQDEAEVRRRVRYLGMASHDLRGSLANIRSYAALLLNGRVPLEPKVQRGLETILRNADRSLSFSQDFFDSSRADLGSLACEPERQALIPLLETAVERQRSAAASANVALVLDLDPSRPPPEVAVDGARIQHAVEAFILYQLSRSQPGEVIHVRVYPGVPRVRVEVRREGVPLSDEDASAVFQREERAFREKKVEDPMRVYLARQEVEAHGGGVGVETDPSGSALVLTLTALPGAMLATPAGLQA; from the coding sequence ATGGGAACGGATGGCACGGCGGCGCAAGCGCCAGGCTTGGTCCTTGTCCCCATGCGAGGCCCCCCGCGCCCGCTGGGAGGCCTGCTCCTCGAGCACCTGGGCCTCCGGACGCTCCCACCGGACGCAACCTCGCTGGAAGCCCTCCTGGGTGCCGCGGGCTTCCAGCGCCGCGCGGGCGACAGTCGTCTCTGGGAGCGGGACGGCCAGGTGCTGCTCGCGGGAGAAGAGTCCTTGGACGACGGTGCGCGGCTGTTGTGGACGGCCCCCCCATGTCAGGACGAGGCAGAGGTGCGCCGCCGCGTGCGTTACCTGGGCATGGCGTCCCACGACCTGCGCGGCTCGCTGGCCAACATCCGCTCCTACGCCGCGCTGCTGCTCAACGGGCGCGTGCCCTTGGAGCCCAAGGTGCAGCGAGGGTTGGAGACCATCCTGCGCAACGCGGACCGCTCGCTCTCCTTCTCCCAGGACTTCTTCGACTCCAGCCGCGCCGACCTGGGCTCGCTGGCCTGTGAGCCGGAGCGCCAGGCGCTCATCCCCCTGCTGGAGACAGCGGTGGAGCGTCAGCGCTCGGCGGCCGCCTCGGCCAACGTGGCCCTGGTGCTGGACCTGGACCCCAGCCGGCCCCCGCCCGAGGTCGCCGTGGACGGGGCCCGCATCCAGCACGCCGTGGAGGCGTTCATCCTGTACCAGCTCTCCCGCTCCCAGCCTGGCGAGGTCATCCACGTCCGGGTCTACCCAGGTGTTCCCCGGGTGCGGGTGGAGGTACGCCGGGAGGGTGTCCCGCTCTCGGACGAGGACGCCTCCGCCGTGTTCCAACGCGAGGAGCGCGCCTTCCGGGAGAAGAAAGTGGAGGACCCGATGCGCGTCTACCTGGCCCGGCAGGAGGTGGAGGCCCATGGGGGCGGCGTGGGCGTGGAGACGGACCCGTCCGGAAGCGCCCTGGTCCTCACCCTCACGGCCCTTCCAGGCGCCATGCTCGCAACGCCAGCGGGCCTCCAAGCATAG
- a CDS encoding CaiB/BaiF CoA-transferase family protein has product MSSLPLTGLRVLDLSRLLPGPYATLVLADLGATVVKVEEPEGGDYVRQMPPSRDDMGALFYGLNRNKRSLTLNLKTPEGRDALKRLVRTHDVLVESFRPGVMDKLGVGESVLRAENPRLIYCAISGYGQTGPDRLKAGHDLNYVARAGLLGYGGEAGGAPAFPGVQMGDIGGGSLFALVGILAALHERERTGKGRFVDVSMTDGATAFLHMHLAARLFMGEQGGALARGREALNGGYACYGLYRTADDRWLAVGALEPKFFAGVCERLGRPELMEDAYAPGEAGGRVKAELTRLFASKPLAHWAETFAGSDLCVEPVAEGDDVLSDAQLRARGLFVEAEDARLGRKVTHLLTPLRMGPTPLREPPALGEHSREVLEEAGFTDEEMAKLGV; this is encoded by the coding sequence ATGTCGTCGTTGCCGCTGACGGGCCTGCGCGTGCTGGACCTGTCTCGTCTGTTGCCAGGGCCCTACGCCACGTTGGTGCTCGCGGACCTGGGCGCCACGGTGGTGAAGGTGGAGGAGCCGGAAGGGGGCGACTACGTCCGGCAGATGCCTCCATCGCGGGATGACATGGGGGCGCTGTTCTACGGGCTCAACCGGAACAAGCGCTCGCTGACGCTGAACCTCAAGACGCCCGAGGGCCGCGATGCGCTCAAGCGGCTGGTGCGGACACATGACGTGCTGGTGGAGAGCTTCCGTCCGGGTGTCATGGACAAGCTGGGCGTGGGCGAGTCCGTCCTCCGCGCGGAGAACCCGCGGCTCATCTACTGCGCCATCTCTGGTTACGGGCAGACCGGGCCGGATCGGCTCAAGGCGGGGCACGACCTGAACTACGTGGCCCGCGCGGGCCTCCTGGGTTACGGCGGCGAGGCGGGTGGGGCGCCCGCCTTCCCTGGCGTCCAGATGGGCGACATCGGAGGCGGCAGCCTCTTCGCGCTCGTGGGCATCCTGGCCGCGCTGCATGAACGCGAGCGCACCGGGAAGGGCCGCTTCGTGGACGTGTCCATGACGGATGGGGCCACGGCCTTCCTGCACATGCACCTGGCCGCGCGGCTCTTCATGGGAGAGCAGGGTGGGGCGCTGGCGCGCGGTCGCGAGGCGCTCAATGGCGGGTATGCGTGCTACGGCCTGTACCGGACGGCGGATGATCGGTGGCTCGCGGTGGGGGCGCTCGAGCCCAAGTTCTTCGCGGGGGTGTGCGAGCGGCTGGGCCGCCCGGAGCTCATGGAAGACGCCTACGCGCCGGGCGAAGCGGGCGGACGGGTGAAGGCGGAGTTGACGCGCCTGTTCGCGTCGAAGCCGTTGGCGCACTGGGCGGAGACGTTCGCGGGCTCGGACCTGTGCGTGGAGCCGGTGGCGGAAGGGGACGACGTGTTGTCGGACGCGCAGCTTCGCGCCCGAGGCCTCTTCGTGGAGGCGGAGGACGCGCGGCTAGGCCGCAAGGTGACGCACCTGCTCACGCCGCTGCGCATGGGGCCGACGCCGCTGCGCGAGCCTCCCGCGCTGGGAGAGCACTCCCGCGAGGTGCTCGAGGAGGCCGGCTTCACCGACGAGGAGATGGCGAAGCTGGGGGTGTGA
- a CDS encoding response regulator, whose amino-acid sequence MVDDDPDILEALSEILEAEGFVIRRARNGKEALERLEPDPPNLILLDLMMPVMDGWEFAQRMRQKPPAVAGIPLIVLSADRNVGSKAQDIGAVGHLAKPFELNDLLDMVRRSLNPSAMSSTSA is encoded by the coding sequence GTGGTGGACGACGACCCGGATATCCTCGAAGCCCTCTCGGAAATCCTGGAGGCCGAGGGTTTTGTCATCCGCCGCGCACGCAATGGCAAGGAGGCATTGGAGCGCCTCGAGCCGGACCCGCCCAACCTCATCCTGCTGGACTTGATGATGCCGGTGATGGACGGCTGGGAGTTCGCCCAGCGGATGCGCCAGAAGCCGCCCGCCGTGGCGGGCATTCCGCTCATCGTCCTCAGCGCGGACCGCAACGTCGGAAGCAAGGCGCAGGACATTGGCGCGGTCGGCCACCTGGCCAAGCCCTTCGAACTCAATGACCTGCTCGACATGGTGCGCCGCTCGCTGAATCCGTCCGCCATGAGCAGCACCAGCGCGTGA